CGGGTTTGGCCTGCCACTCGGTGAAGTGCCAGTCGATGAGGTTCTTCAGGGCGGCGGGGAAGGAGTGGTTGTACTCGGGGGTGAGGACGACGAACGCGTCCGCCGCCGCCAGCTTGGCGCCGACCGGGCCGGTGGCCTGCGCGGTGCGCTCCATGGTGGTGGGCAGCGTGACCTCGGCGACGTCGACGACGTCCACGACCAGCTCGTCCCGTTCCCGGAGCCGCTCCAGCAGCCAGTCGGCGACGACGGGCCCGAAGCGGCCGTGGCGGTTGCTGCCGATGACGACGGTCACGCGCAGAGGTGTCTCGAAGGCTGTGTTCTCCATGCCGCACAGGCTCGTACCTCAAGTTTGATCGAGGTCAAGTCCCGGCGCTCCGGTTGCCCCGGTCACCCGTTCACACCTTCCCCGCGCATCCTTCGGGTCCTCTTCCGTGACACCCCCTCACACGCCTCTGACCTGGGCAGACGGAACGGACAGCGACAGAGGGGCGGTGCGGCGCGGCACCCGTTCTCCGTATTTCTGACGGTCACTCAGGAAGCGGGCTCGCGCCGCTGCCACTTACCTCGGAGAGGAACGGAGAAGAACAGGGACCGAACCGCTCACTCGATCGATGGGGAACACCGATGCGACGTATCGCCCGGCTGCTGGCCGGTACCGCGCTCGCCGTCGCCGCCGCGGCAGCCACCGCCGCGCCCGCGCACGGCGGCGACACCGGCGCCCTGGACGTGTACCCGTCCTCCGTGCTGCCCGGCGGTTCGGTCAGCGTGAACACGACGGCGTGCGGGGCCGACGGCGCCGCCGCGGGCGACGCCAGCGCCGTCGGCGCCGGGCCCTTCACGCTGGCGCCCAGCTCCCACGAGGGCAACGCCATCGGCCAGTTCCGGGTGCCGCCGAGCGCGCACCCCGGAACGTACGAGGTCGTCGCCCGGTGCTCCGGGGACGGCCGGGAGGTCAGGGGCGACCTGGTGGTCACCCTGACCGCGGCCCGGCCGGCGCATCCCCGGGGGAGTGTGAAGACGGGGGTCGGCGGCGCCCTGGGCCCCGACCCCGTGCAGACCGCGGCCGGCGTGGCGGCCCTCGCCGTCGCCGCCGCGGGCGGTACCTGGCTCCTGCATCGCCGGGCGAGAGGCGACGGGATCTGACGGGCACCCTCCGCTGTCCGTCCGCCGGTACCGCACGCCCCTCCCCCTCCGGGTCCGATGCCCCTCGCGGCCCGGAGGGGGTTCGGGGCCCCGCCCCGTCCCCTCGGTCACAGGGAGGCCCGATGCGCAGGTACGGCAACACCGCCATGGCGGCCGTGACCGCCGTCGCCCTGTGCGCGGGCGCCTGGCTGCTGCGCGACGGCACCGCCTCGCACGCCCCGCCGCAGCCGTCCGCCGCCGAGGCGCACGCCGACCCGGCCGCGGGACGTCCGGCCGCCCCGGCCCTGCCGCCGTCACCGCCCGACCGCATCCGCATCCCGGCGATCCGGGTGGACGCCCCGCTGACCGGCCTGGGCCTGACCCCCACCGGCAGCCTGGAGGTGCCGCCGGCCGGGCAGCCCAATCTCGCGGGCTGGTACGAGGCGGGCACCACTCCCGGCGAGCGCGGCACCGCGATCGTCGCCGGGCACGTCGACAACGCCGAGGGGCCGGCCGTCTTCTACGGCCTCGGCGCCCTCAAGCGCGGCGGCACGATCGAGGTGGACCGGCGGGACGGCTCGGTCGCCGTGTTCACCGTGAACGCCGTCGAGGTGTACCAGGCGAAGGACTTCCCCGACGAGAAGGTCTACGGCCCGGCCCGCCGGCCCGAGCTGCGGGTGATCACCTGCGGCGGCGGCTACTCGCGCGCCACCGGCTACCAGGGCAACGTGGTCGTCTTCGCCCATCTGACGGGCAGCCGCTGACCCCGGGTCACGCCACCGGCTCCGGCGCCTGCCCCAGCACGTTCGCCTTCCCCCACGCGCCGAGCGGCTCCAGCGCCTCGTTCAGCGCGACACCGCGCGGCGTCAGCGAGTACTCCACCCGGGGCGGCACCTCCTCGTACTCCCGCCGGTGCACGATCCCGTCGGCCTCCAGTTCCCGCAGGTGCGCCGCGAGCACCTTCTCCGTCACGCCGGGCACGGCGCGGCGCAGCTCCCCGAACCGGTGCGGCCGCTCGCTGAGCGCCCACAGGATGAGCACCTTCCACTTCCCGCCGATCACGTCCATCGCCGCGTCCACCCCGCAGACGTACGACCCGGCCCGCCGTCCGACCGCCATGCCCGACACCCGCCCCTCCTGCTGCCTGGACCCTTCCCCGGCGGTAACCACCCACTCGAAAGTGCGTACTTGAGCAGGCCGTTCACCACCATGAGGCTAAACGCCATGACCGACAACGCCTCTTCCCGCACCCCCCGCACGCCACTCACCCTGCTCGGCACCGGCGCCATGGGCACCGCCCTGGCCCGCGCCTGGCTGGCCGCCGGACACCCCGTGACCGTCTGGAACCGTACGGCCGCCCGCGCCGAGGCGCTGGCCGCCGAGGGCGCGGCCGTCGCCGCGACCGCCGCCGAGGCGGTCGCCGCCAACCGGCTGGTCGTCGCCTGCCTGCTGGACGACGCCTCGCTCGGGGAGGCGCTCGAGGACGCCGGCCTGTCCGGCCGCGACCTGGTGAACCTGACCACGGGCACCCCCGCCGAGGGCCGCACCCGCGCCGCCTGGGCCGAGGCACGCGGGGCGCGTTTCGTGGACGCCGGCATCATGGCCGTACCGCCGATGATCGGGCAGCCCGGCTCCGGGGCGTACGTCTTCTACAGCGGCTCGTCCGAGCTGTTCGAGGAGCACCGGGACACCCTCGCCGTCCCGGCGGACACCCGGTTCGTCGGCACCGACCCGGGCTTCGCCGCGCTGCACGACGTGGCGCTGCTGAGCGGGATGTACGGCATGTTCGCCGGGATCTCGCACGCCTTCGCGCTGGTGCGCGGGGAGGACATCCCGCTGAATGAGTTCGCCCCGCTGCTGGAGGGCTGGCTGCACGCCATGGCGGCCTCGGTGCCGCAGACGGCCGAGCGGCTGAGCACCGGCGACTACACGACCGGGGTGGTCTCCAACCTCGCCATGCAGGTGCAGGCCGGTCAGCGGACCCTGCTGCGCACGGCGGACGAACAGGGCGTCAGCCGTGAGCTGCTGGAGCCGGTCATGCGGCTGATGCGGCGGCGGCTCGACGACGGGCACGGCGACGAGGACACCACGGGCCTGGTCGACCTCCTCACCGCGCGTCCCGCCACGACCTGAGCCCGGAGCACGGGCGGGCCACCGCACCCGCCGGGGCCTGAGCCGAAGCACGACCTGAGCCCGGAGCACGGGCGGGCCACCGCACCCGCCGGGGCCGTCCCACCCGGTGCCGCCAACCCGCCCCGATCAGCCGGGCCACCCGCCCCGGAGCCCGGTTCCCCCGATCCGGACAGGGCCGAGCTCTCGTCCCCGCCCCGGGCCGCCCGCCCGCCTCGATCAGCCCCGCCAACCGCCCCGGACCCAGGTGCCACCCGACCCGGCCGGGGCCAACGCCCCCCATCGGAACCGCCCCGCCCGATACCGCCCGCACCGAACCCAGGTGCCACCCGACCCGATCACCCGGCCGCCCGCCCCGGAGCCAGGTGCCGTACACCTGGAGCAGCCGGCCGCCGGTCACGGCCCGCCCGGCAGCCTCGGGGACTGATTGGCCGTCGGGCTCGCTGCGGCGCGGAGGAGCCGTCGTACCCGCCTCGGCACGGGCCGTCGTACCCGCCTCGGCGCGGCACGGCCGTCGCAGGTGCCGCGTACGGGCCTTCGGCGGTGCCGAGCGCCACGACCGGCAGCCGCAGGCCACAGGCCGCAACCCGCAGGCCGGAGGCCGCAGGAGGCAGGCCACCCGTCGGACCGGAACGCGTCAGCGGTGCCCCCGCAGCCCGCCCAGCGGTCCGCGCGCCCGCCTCACACTCCTCGCCCGCCCCCGCTGAGGGCAGAGTTCCGCGCGTGAAACAGCCGCGATGCGGCCGGGTAACACCCGCGCCGCACGCTCAGGGGCATGACCTCGAATAAGCGTGTGGTGGTGATCGGCGCCGGCCTCGCGGGCGTACGGCTCGCCCGGCGGCTCGGTGAGCTCGGCACGCCCGCGCTGCTCGTCGGCGAGGAGGAGCACCGGCCCTACAACCGCGTGCTGCTCGCCGAAGTGCTCGCCGGACGCTACGGCCCCGAGGTGATCGCCCTGCCCGCGCCCGGCGAGCTGACCCGGGCCCGGGTGACCGGCATCGACCGCGAGGGCCGCACCCTGCACTGCGCGGACGGCTCGCGGATCGCGTACGGCACGCTGGTCCTGGCCACCGGCTCCAACCCGGTGCTGCCACCCCTGCGCGGACTGTTCACCCCGGATCACGAACTGCCGCGGGGCGTCCACGCCTTCCGCACGATGGACGACTGCCTGGGCCTGTCCGAGGCGGTCAGGCCGGGCGTCCGCGCGGTCGTCATCGGCGGCGGTCTGCTCGGCGTCTCCGCGGCCCGTGCCCTCGCCGTGCGGGGCGCGCAGGTCGTGCTCGCCCAGCAGTCCGAGCGGCTGATGGAACGCCAGCTCGACCCGGCCGCCTCCCGGCTGGTCCGGCGCCACCTCGTCGACCTCGGCGTGGAGGTCCACACCGACCTGCGGGTGCGGGACGTGCGGGTGGTCGGCGGCGCGGTCCGCTCGGTGGAGATGGCCGACGGCTACGCCCTCGACGCCGACCTCGTCGTCCTCGCCTGCGGGGTGCACCCGCGGACCGGTCTCGCCAGGGCGGCGGGGCTCGCCGTGCACAAGGGCGTCCTGGTCGACGACGAGCTGCGCACCTCCGACCCGCACATCCGGGCGATCGGGGACTGCGCCCAGCACGACGGGACCGTGTACGGGCTCGCCGCCCCCGCGCTGGAACAGGCGGACGTGCTGGCCCGGCTGCTCGCCGGCGACGGCACCGCCCGCTACACCGGCACCCGTTCCCTCACCCGCCTCACCCTCTCCGGTCAGGCCCCCTTCGACCTCGCCGCGTTCGGCGAGACGCAGCCCCGCCCGGGAGACGACGTCGTGCAGCTCGCCGACGCCACCCGCGGCACCTACCGCAAGGTCGTCGTCCGCGACGACCGCCTGGTCGGCGGGGTCCTCGTCGGCGAACTCGGCACCGTCGGCGCGCTCGCCCGCGCCTGGGAGGGAGCAGAGCCGCTCCCCTCCGACGGCAGCCCCCTGCTCCACCTGCTCACCCATGACGGAGGCTCCTGATGTCCACGACCGCACCTGCTGCCGGGGAGCGCCCCACGATCGTGCTCGTCGGCCATGGCATGGTCGGCCAGCGCTTCCTCGAAGCACTCGCCGAGCGCGGCCTGACCGCCACGCACCGTGTGGTCGTGCTCTGTGAGGAGCCGCGTCCCGCGTACGACCGGGTGCAGCTCACCTCGTACTTCTCAGGCAGGTCGCCCGAGGAACTGTCCCTGACGGACCTGGCGTTCATCGGGGAACACGGCATCGAGCTGCACCTCGGGGACCCGGCGGAGACGGTCGACCGCGACTCCCGCACGGTGACCGCCCGCTCCGGTCTCGTCGTCGGCTACGACGTCCTCGTCCTGGCCACCGGCTCGTACCCGTTCGTGCCGCCGGTCCCGGGCAAGGACGCCGAGGGCTGCTTCGTCTACCGCACCATCGAGGACCTGCTCGCCATCGAGGAGTACGCGAAGGGCCGGGCCGGCTCGGGTGCCGTGGTCGGCGGCGGCCTGCTCGGACTGGAGGCCGCGGGCGCCCTCAAGGGCCTCGGGGTCGACACGCACATCGTGGAGTTCGCGCCGCGGCTGATGCCGGTGCAGGTCGACGACGGCGGCGGCGCGGCACTGCTGCGCACCATCGAGGACATGGGCCTGTCCGTGCACACGGGGGTGGGCACGCAGGAGATCCTCACCGATGCCGCGGGCGCCGTCACCGGCATGAAGCTGTCCGACGGCTCGGAGCTCGCCACCGACATGGTGATCTTCTCGGCCGGTGTCCGCCCCCGCGACCAGCTGGCCCGCGACTGCGGCCTCACGGTCGGCGAGCGCGGCGGCATCGCGGTCGACGAGCAGTGCCGCACGGTCAGCGACCCGCACGTCTTCGCCATCGGCGAGTGCGCGCTGGCGGCGGACGGCCGGGTGTACGGCCTGGTCGCACCCGGCTACGAGCAGGCCGAGACGGCCGCCGCGACCATCGCCGCCGCCGAGGCGTCCTTCACCGGCGCCGACCTGTCCACCAAGCTGAAGCTGCTCGGCGTCGACGTGGCCTCCTTCGGCGACGCGCACGGCACCGCCGAGGACTGCCTCGACGTCGTCTACTCCGACTCCCGCTCCGGCCTGTACAAGAAGCTGGTCATCGGCCGTGACGGCACCCTCCTCGGCGGCATCCTGGTGGGCGACGCGGAGGCCTACGGCACCCTGCGCGCGTTCACCGGCTCGGTCCCGCCCGTCTCCCCCGAGCAGCTCGTCCTCCCGGCCGGCGCCGGCGCCCCGGCCCAGCTCGGCCCGTCCGCGCTGCCCGACGACGCGGTCGTCTGCTCCTGCCACAACGTCACCAAGGGCACCATCCGCGGCGCGGTCACCGACCACCGGTGCACCACCGTGCCCGAGGTGAAGAAGTGCACCAAGGCCGGCACGGGCTGCGGCTCCTGCGTCAAGGTCCTCGGCCAGCTCGTCACCGCCGAGCTGGAGGCCGGCGGCATCGAGGTCGACAAGGGCCTGTGCGGCTGCTTCGCCCAGACCCGCGAGGAGCTGTACGAGATCGTCCTCGCCCTGCGCCTCACCTCGTACCAGGACCTGCTCGACCGCTACGGCCGGGAGGAGGCGCGCGGCGGCGACGGCTGCGAGGTCTGCAAGCCCACGGTCGGCTCGATCATCGCCTCCCTCGCCCCCGCCATCGGCGCCGACGGCTACGTCCTGGACGGCGAGCAGGCGGCACTCCAGGACACCAACGACCACTTCCTGGCCAACCTCCAGAAGAACGGGTCGTACTCCGTCGTCCCCCGCATCCCCGGCGGTGAGATCGCCCCGGAGAAACTCATCGTGATCGGGGAGATCGCCCGGGACTTCGGCCTCTACACCAAGATCACCGGCGGGCAGCGCATCGACATGTTCGGCGCGCGCGTGGAACAGCTCCCCTCGATCTGGGCCCGCCTCGTCGACGCCGGCTTCGAGTCCGGCCACGCCTACGGCAAGTCGCTGCGCACCGTGAAGTCCTGCGTCGGCCAGACCTGGTGCCGCTACGGCGTCCAGGACTCCGTCCGGATGGCGATCGACCTGGAACTGCGCTACCGGGGCCTGCGCTCCCCGCACAAGCTGAAGTCGGCCGTCTCGGGCTGCGCCCGCGAGTGCGCGGAGGCCCAGTCCAAGGACTTCGGCGTCATCGCCACGTCCAACGGCTGGAACCTCTACGTCGGCGGCAACGGCGGCGCCACCCCGCGCCACGCGGACCTCCTCGCCCAGGACCTCTCGGACGCCGAGCTGATCCGCCTCATCGACCGGTTCCTGATGTTCTACATCCGCACCGCCGACCGACTGGAGCGCACCAGCACCTGGCTGGAGCGGATCCCCGGCGGCCTGGACCACGTGCGCGACGTGGTCGTCCACGACTCCCTCGGCATCTGCGACGAGCTGGAGGCCCTGATGGCCGCCCATGTCTCCCACTACCGCGACGAGTGGGCCGAAACCATCAACGACCCCGAGAAGCTCGCCCGGTTCGTGTCCTTCGTCAACGCGCCCGACACCCCGGACCCGGTGGTGGCCTTCGTCCCCGAGCGCGACCAGATGAAGCCGGACCTGCCCCTGCTCTCGATCGGCCTGCGCCGCCCCGCCGGCGAAGACGTTCTGGAAGGAAGCGCCCAGCGATGACCCTGGCACCCGAGACGACCGATCTGAAGGTCCAGCTCCGGCTGACCGAGGACGACTGGTTCACCGTCTGCGACCTGCACGTCCTGCTGCCGGGCCGCGGTGTGGCGGCCCTGCTCCCGGACGGCCGCCAGGTGGCCGTCTTCCGCGACCGCCGGGGCAGCCTGTACGCCATCGACAACCGTGACCCGTTCACCGGCGCGGCCGTCCTGTCCCGCGGCCTCACCGGCACCCACCAGGGCCGCCCGTTCGTCGCCTCCCCGCTGCTGAAGCAGCGTTTCGACCTGCTGTCCGGGCAGTGCCTGGACGACGAGACCGTACGTGTGACGGCGTACGAGGTGCGGACGGCCTGAGCCCTCCCGCAGCCCCGCCCGCCACCGTCCGCCGCTCCCGCCCGGCCTGCCCGCCCGGGACCGGCGGACGGTGGCGGTCACGTGCCACGAGTCGCCTGCCGCCTGCCGCCTTCCGGCTCTCGCCTCCGGCCTGTCGGCTCCCGCAGCCCGCCTCCCGCCTGCTGCCGCCGCCTGCCGCCCGCCGCGGGAGGACCGGCCGGCCCGGCGCCCCCGACCACCGCTCCCGGACCGTCCGCCGCACGGCCCCCTTCCCGCGTACGCCGACGCGTCACGGCGAATCAACGGCCCGTCCACCCATCTCCCCTAGGGTCCCGGAACGCGCGACCCCGCCACCGACCGGCGGCGGGGCGGACACGGCACTCCTGGAGTGAGAGTGGAACGTCGTAGCCTCCTGCGTGCGGCCCTCATCGGCGGCTCCTCCGCCGCCCTCGGCGGAACCCTGTGGCGCGGCGCCGCGTACGCGGCCCCCGCCCAGCCCGGCACCGGCCCCTACGGCCCCCTGGGCAGCCCGGACGCCAACGGCATCAGACTCCCCGGCGGCTTCACCAGCCGCGTCATCGCCCGCTCCGGACAGCGGGTGGCGGGCACCTCGTACACCTGGCACGACGCCCCCGACGGCGGCGCCTGTTACGCCGACGGCACGGGCTGGATCTACGTCTCCAACTCGGAGATCAACCCGGGCGGCGGCGCGAGCGCGGTGAGGTTCTCCGCGACGGGCGCCATCACCGGCGCCTACCGCATCCTCTCCAACACCCGCACCAACTGCGCGGGCGGCAAGACCCCGTGGAACACCTGGCTGTCCTGCGAGGAGGTGGACCGCGGCTACGTCTACGAGACCGACCCCTGGGGCACCAAGGCCGCCGTCCGCCGCGACGCCATGGGGCGCTTCAAGCACGAGGCGGCCGCCGCCGACCCGGTCCGCAAGGTCGTCTACCTGACCGAGGACGTCACCGACGGCTGCTTCTACCGCTTCCGGCCCACCACCTGGGGCGACCTCTCCTCCGGCACCCTGGAGGTCCTGGTCGCGGGCACCGGCACCTCGGGACCCGTGACCTGGGCCCGCGTCCCCGACCCGACCGGCGCGACCGCCACCCGCAACCAGGTCGCCGGCGCCAAGCGCTTCAACGGCGGCGAGGGCTGCTACTACGCCGACGACACCTGCTGGTTCACCACCAAGGGCGACAACCGCGTCTGGCAGTACGACGCGGCGGCCCAGACGATCGAACTGGCCTACGACGACTCCCTGGTGACCGGCGGCACGGCCCCGCTCACGGGCGTCGACAACGTCACGGGCACCGCTTCGGGCGACCTCTTCGTGGCCGAGGACGGCGGCAACATGGAGATCTGCGTCATCACCCCCGACGACGTCATCGCCCCCTTCCTGCGCATCGACAACCAGTCCGCCTCCGAGATCACCGGCCCCGCGTTCTCCCCCGACGGGCGCCGCCTGTACTTCTCCAGCCAGCGCGGCACGACGGGCAGCTCGTCCGGCGGCATCACGTACGAGGTGACGGGCCCCTTCCGGGCGTGACACCGGCACGGCCGGCACGAACGGGGGTGGCCCGCACCGGGCGGCGCCACCCCCCGCACCCGTCCTCCCGCACCGGCCCTCCACGCCACCATCACGAAACGGCCACACTCGCCACCCGGGGTGCGGCCCGGGCACTACCTTCGTCCCCCACGCACCGGACGTCCGGGGGGACGAGATGAGCAACCCGTACACCACACCACCCACGAGCCCCGGCCACCCGGCCCCGCGCCCGGCCCCGCGCTGGGCCCGCAAACGCTTCGTGCTGCCCGCCCTGGCCCTGGCCTTCCTCATCGGTCTCGGAGCGGGCGCCGGCGAGGACGGGACCGCGCCGGACGCCGAGCCGGTGGCCACCGGACCGGCCCCCACCCGGACGGTGACGGCCACCGCGACGGTCACCCGGTCACCCGAGCCGCAGCCGGTCCCGACGGTCACCGCCACCCGGACGGTCCGGGCCACGACGACGGTCACCGCCCAGCCGCCGGCGGGCGCGGACACCGGCGACTCCGGCACCTCCGTCGAGACGGACACCGACACCGGCACCGACGTCCACTACGCCAACTGCAGCGAGGCCCGCGCGGCCGGTGCCGCCCCCATCCACCGCGGTGAACCCGGCTACGCCTCCCACCTCGACCGCGACAACGACGGCACGGCCTGCGACACCTGAGCCCGGACGACGCGGGCCGGCCGGGACCGCCCGCCGGCTCGAAGGCGCGTCACCTCGGCGGGCCCTGACCGGCTGCCGACTCGGCACCGGCGGAGCGGTCACCGCGGCGGCGCGGTACCGGCCGGCCGCGCCCAGGTTCAGCGCTCCGGGGCGATCTCGCCGACCAGGCCGCGGATGCGCTGCTCGATCTCGTCGCGGATCGGGCGGACCGCCTCGACGCCCCGCCCGGCCGGGTCGGGGAGCTGCCAGTCGAGGTAGCGCTTGCCGGGGAAGACGGGGCAGGTGTCGCCGCAGCCCATCGTGATGACGACGTCGGACGCCCGGACCGCGTCCACCGTGAGCACCTTGGGCACCTCCGCCGCGATGTCGATGCCCACCTCCGCCATGGCTTCCACGACGGCGGGGTTGACGGTGTCGGCGGGAGCGGAGCCCGCGGAGCGGACCTGGACGCGGTCGCCCGCCAGGCGGGTGAGGAAGGCGGCGGCCATCTGGGAGCGTCCGGCGTTGTGGACGCAGACGAAGAGCACGGACGGCGTGGCGGTGTCAGGCACGGGCGGGATCCTCCGGGCGGGCGGGGACGACAGGGGCGGCGAAGCGGCGGCGGGCGTACAGGGCGACGTGCGCGGAACCGGTCAGCGCGGACACCATCCTGATTAGATGCGTCTCTATGTTGACAGCCTTCGATCCAGCGCGCAATCTTGCATCGACGGACATCAATACAACCGGATGGGAGCCCGTCATGTCCCGCGCTCAGCTCGCCCTGCGTGTCAGTGACCTGGAAGCGTCGATCACCTTCTACTCGAAGCTGTTCGGCACCGAACCGGCCAAGCGGCGCGAGGGCTACGCCAACTTCGCCGTCTCCGAGCCCCCGCTCAAGCTCGTGCTGATCGAGGGTGAGCCCGGCCAGGAGACCCGCCTCGACCACCTCGGCGTCGAGGTGGAGTCGACCGAGCAGGTCGACGCCGCCGCCACCCGGCTCAAGGACGCCGGCCTGGCCACCTTCGAGGAGAACGACACCTCCTGCTGCTACGCCGTCCAGGACAAGGTGTGGGTCCACGGCCCCGGCCGGGAGCCCTGGGAGGTCTACGTCGTGAAGGCCGACGCCGGCACGCTCGGCAAGAGCGCCGGCCCCCACGCCACCGCCGACGGATGCTGCACCAGCCGGACCACCGAGGACACCCCGGCAGCGGCCGGATGCGCCTGCGGCTGACGATCCGCACGGCCCGGCACCCCGCCCGGCCGTCCCCCGGCACCGTCAGAGAGCGCAATGCGCGAGAGGGCGGCACCCCCGCACAGGGTGCCGCCCTCTTCTGAGAGACCGAAGCCGCCGCCGATCGGTGAGGGTCGGGTGACAAGCGGCGGCTTCGGAGCCTCGGTGCCGTGCCCGGAGGGCTCAGCGGTGGTCGCTGCCCTCCGAGGTGGAGGCCGCGCGGCCGGCCTCCAGGCGGGCGACCGGGATGCGGAACGGGGAGCAGGAGACGTAGTCCAGGCCCACCTCGTGGAAGAAGTGCACGGACTCGGGGTCGCCTCCGTGCTCGCCGCAGACGCCGAGCTTGAGGTCGGGGCGGGTGGCGCGGCCCGCCTTGGCCGCGGCGGCGACGAGCGAGCCGACGCCGTCCTTGTCGATGGTCTCGAAGGGGCTGACGCCGAAGATGCCCTTCTCCAGGTACGCGGTGAAGAAGGAGGCCTCGACGTCGTCGCGGCTGAAGCCCCACACCGTCTGGGTCAGGTCGTTCGTGCCGAAGGAGAAGAACTCCGCGGCCTCCGCGATCTGGCCGGCCGTGAGGGCGGCGCGC
Above is a genomic segment from Streptomyces glaucescens containing:
- a CDS encoding NAD(P)/FAD-dependent oxidoreductase, with the protein product MTSNKRVVVIGAGLAGVRLARRLGELGTPALLVGEEEHRPYNRVLLAEVLAGRYGPEVIALPAPGELTRARVTGIDREGRTLHCADGSRIAYGTLVLATGSNPVLPPLRGLFTPDHELPRGVHAFRTMDDCLGLSEAVRPGVRAVVIGGGLLGVSAARALAVRGAQVVLAQQSERLMERQLDPAASRLVRRHLVDLGVEVHTDLRVRDVRVVGGAVRSVEMADGYALDADLVVLACGVHPRTGLARAAGLAVHKGVLVDDELRTSDPHIRAIGDCAQHDGTVYGLAAPALEQADVLARLLAGDGTARYTGTRSLTRLTLSGQAPFDLAAFGETQPRPGDDVVQLADATRGTYRKVVVRDDRLVGGVLVGELGTVGALARAWEGAEPLPSDGSPLLHLLTHDGGS
- the nirB gene encoding nitrite reductase large subunit NirB, encoding MSTTAPAAGERPTIVLVGHGMVGQRFLEALAERGLTATHRVVVLCEEPRPAYDRVQLTSYFSGRSPEELSLTDLAFIGEHGIELHLGDPAETVDRDSRTVTARSGLVVGYDVLVLATGSYPFVPPVPGKDAEGCFVYRTIEDLLAIEEYAKGRAGSGAVVGGGLLGLEAAGALKGLGVDTHIVEFAPRLMPVQVDDGGGAALLRTIEDMGLSVHTGVGTQEILTDAAGAVTGMKLSDGSELATDMVIFSAGVRPRDQLARDCGLTVGERGGIAVDEQCRTVSDPHVFAIGECALAADGRVYGLVAPGYEQAETAAATIAAAEASFTGADLSTKLKLLGVDVASFGDAHGTAEDCLDVVYSDSRSGLYKKLVIGRDGTLLGGILVGDAEAYGTLRAFTGSVPPVSPEQLVLPAGAGAPAQLGPSALPDDAVVCSCHNVTKGTIRGAVTDHRCTTVPEVKKCTKAGTGCGSCVKVLGQLVTAELEAGGIEVDKGLCGCFAQTREELYEIVLALRLTSYQDLLDRYGREEARGGDGCEVCKPTVGSIIASLAPAIGADGYVLDGEQAALQDTNDHFLANLQKNGSYSVVPRIPGGEIAPEKLIVIGEIARDFGLYTKITGGQRIDMFGARVEQLPSIWARLVDAGFESGHAYGKSLRTVKSCVGQTWCRYGVQDSVRMAIDLELRYRGLRSPHKLKSAVSGCARECAEAQSKDFGVIATSNGWNLYVGGNGGATPRHADLLAQDLSDAELIRLIDRFLMFYIRTADRLERTSTWLERIPGGLDHVRDVVVHDSLGICDELEALMAAHVSHYRDEWAETINDPEKLARFVSFVNAPDTPDPVVAFVPERDQMKPDLPLLSIGLRRPAGEDVLEGSAQR
- a CDS encoding class F sortase is translated as MRRYGNTAMAAVTAVALCAGAWLLRDGTASHAPPQPSAAEAHADPAAGRPAAPALPPSPPDRIRIPAIRVDAPLTGLGLTPTGSLEVPPAGQPNLAGWYEAGTTPGERGTAIVAGHVDNAEGPAVFYGLGALKRGGTIEVDRRDGSVAVFTVNAVEVYQAKDFPDEKVYGPARRPELRVITCGGGYSRATGYQGNVVVFAHLTGSR
- a CDS encoding NAD(P)-dependent oxidoreductase, with translation MTDNASSRTPRTPLTLLGTGAMGTALARAWLAAGHPVTVWNRTAARAEALAAEGAAVAATAAEAVAANRLVVACLLDDASLGEALEDAGLSGRDLVNLTTGTPAEGRTRAAWAEARGARFVDAGIMAVPPMIGQPGSGAYVFYSGSSELFEEHRDTLAVPADTRFVGTDPGFAALHDVALLSGMYGMFAGISHAFALVRGEDIPLNEFAPLLEGWLHAMAASVPQTAERLSTGDYTTGVVSNLAMQVQAGQRTLLRTADEQGVSRELLEPVMRLMRRRLDDGHGDEDTTGLVDLLTARPATT
- a CDS encoding winged helix-turn-helix transcriptional regulator — protein: MAVGRRAGSYVCGVDAAMDVIGGKWKVLILWALSERPHRFGELRRAVPGVTEKVLAAHLRELEADGIVHRREYEEVPPRVEYSLTPRGVALNEALEPLGAWGKANVLGQAPEPVA
- a CDS encoding ArsI/CadI family heavy metal resistance metalloenzyme — protein: MSRAQLALRVSDLEASITFYSKLFGTEPAKRREGYANFAVSEPPLKLVLIEGEPGQETRLDHLGVEVESTEQVDAAATRLKDAGLATFEENDTSCCYAVQDKVWVHGPGREPWEVYVVKADAGTLGKSAGPHATADGCCTSRTTEDTPAAAGCACG
- a CDS encoding NADPH-dependent FMN reductase, translating into MENTAFETPLRVTVVIGSNRHGRFGPVVADWLLERLRERDELVVDVVDVAEVTLPTTMERTAQATGPVGAKLAAADAFVVLTPEYNHSFPAALKNLIDWHFTEWQAKPVALVSYGGISGGLRATEHLRQVFAELHAVTVRDTVSFHNAAASFTPEGRPKDPSGPDAAAKTMLDQLTWWARALKEAKERRPYGA
- a CDS encoding excalibur calcium-binding domain-containing protein, giving the protein MSNPYTTPPTSPGHPAPRPAPRWARKRFVLPALALAFLIGLGAGAGEDGTAPDAEPVATGPAPTRTVTATATVTRSPEPQPVPTVTATRTVRATTTVTAQPPAGADTGDSGTSVETDTDTGTDVHYANCSEARAAGAAPIHRGEPGYASHLDRDNDGTACDT
- a CDS encoding arsenate reductase ArsC, which translates into the protein MPDTATPSVLFVCVHNAGRSQMAAAFLTRLAGDRVQVRSAGSAPADTVNPAVVEAMAEVGIDIAAEVPKVLTVDAVRASDVVITMGCGDTCPVFPGKRYLDWQLPDPAGRGVEAVRPIRDEIEQRIRGLVGEIAPER
- a CDS encoding alkaline phosphatase PhoX, which encodes MERRSLLRAALIGGSSAALGGTLWRGAAYAAPAQPGTGPYGPLGSPDANGIRLPGGFTSRVIARSGQRVAGTSYTWHDAPDGGACYADGTGWIYVSNSEINPGGGASAVRFSATGAITGAYRILSNTRTNCAGGKTPWNTWLSCEEVDRGYVYETDPWGTKAAVRRDAMGRFKHEAAAADPVRKVVYLTEDVTDGCFYRFRPTTWGDLSSGTLEVLVAGTGTSGPVTWARVPDPTGATATRNQVAGAKRFNGGEGCYYADDTCWFTTKGDNRVWQYDAAAQTIELAYDDSLVTGGTAPLTGVDNVTGTASGDLFVAEDGGNMEICVITPDDVIAPFLRIDNQSASEITGPAFSPDGRRLYFSSQRGTTGSSSGGITYEVTGPFRA
- the nirD gene encoding nitrite reductase small subunit NirD — encoded protein: MTLAPETTDLKVQLRLTEDDWFTVCDLHVLLPGRGVAALLPDGRQVAVFRDRRGSLYAIDNRDPFTGAAVLSRGLTGTHQGRPFVASPLLKQRFDLLSGQCLDDETVRVTAYEVRTA